From a region of the Odoribacter splanchnicus DSM 20712 genome:
- a CDS encoding type II secretion system protein GspD yields MNRKKWFAALLLVWMTATTVNARPPQDSLRLETIGRRLDSLLLADPAYGTEIDLSAGRLPLGELLRNVAKTNGVNLCVKTAEHPLVTCHFNRVRVVDLLAYLCREYRLEIEVVGNIVSVSDPLPLPSPPPVIKVGYDSLKRELSYDLQGEGLVEAVREIARLTGEKIVIPQNLYGRQVSGFINGLPVSEAIEALAVSNGLTAERRDGKYWHLLAGEAGAQDKTVSFQPRHFFTADQVRVDSTGKATVSIQRGSIQDIVTEVCRQANLDRMFLAPLNRQVSLYVRDVDIPSLFHVLFAGTPFLFREENGVYLFGAQEQQKILRTTAVIPLRYRTVENVPELIPEALKADMQIGAFAEQNSLIVSGTSRQIASLRQFVGAIDRTVPLITIEVLIVDSKKSSLREAGITAGLGEKPVKTAGRLSPGVDFTLSAASVNRLIHSFNGFGSVNLGKVTPNFYLTLKALEEAGTLELRSTPKLSTLNGHEASLKSGETRYYKEVQNNIMGTQNPIQSESYTWKSTEADLSLKIVPYVSSDGKITLTIEIEQSEFTAREEKDAPPGTATRSFKSRIRVDNEDMVLLGGIDRNTREKGSSGLPLIARIPVLKWLFGVSTDNKVDEKLSIFIKPTVIF; encoded by the coding sequence ATGAACAGAAAAAAATGGTTTGCTGCGTTGTTGCTTGTCTGGATGACGGCGACAACCGTAAATGCCCGGCCTCCGCAGGATTCGCTGAGATTGGAAACAATCGGCCGGCGATTGGATTCGTTGCTCCTGGCCGACCCGGCGTATGGGACGGAGATAGACCTTTCCGCGGGTAGGTTGCCCTTGGGGGAATTGTTGCGGAATGTGGCCAAAACCAACGGGGTGAACTTGTGTGTAAAAACCGCTGAACATCCGTTGGTGACCTGCCATTTTAACCGGGTCCGGGTCGTGGATTTGCTTGCGTATCTCTGCCGGGAATATCGGTTGGAAATCGAGGTGGTCGGAAATATTGTTTCTGTGAGCGACCCGCTGCCTTTGCCTTCCCCGCCTCCTGTGATAAAAGTCGGATACGATAGCCTGAAGCGGGAATTGTCGTATGATTTGCAGGGGGAGGGATTGGTGGAAGCGGTGCGTGAGATTGCCCGGCTTACCGGTGAAAAGATTGTCATTCCCCAAAACTTGTATGGCCGGCAGGTGTCGGGATTTATCAACGGATTACCGGTCAGTGAGGCGATAGAGGCGTTGGCGGTGTCGAACGGTCTGACGGCGGAGCGCCGGGATGGAAAATACTGGCATTTGCTGGCAGGAGAGGCAGGGGCACAGGACAAGACGGTATCTTTCCAGCCCCGGCACTTTTTTACTGCCGACCAGGTCCGGGTGGACAGTACGGGCAAAGCTACCGTTTCGATTCAACGGGGAAGTATTCAGGATATTGTCACCGAAGTATGCCGGCAGGCGAATCTCGACCGGATGTTCCTTGCGCCGCTTAACCGGCAGGTTTCCTTGTATGTCCGCGATGTCGATATTCCTTCGCTTTTCCATGTGCTGTTTGCGGGGACGCCTTTTCTTTTCCGGGAAGAGAACGGCGTTTATCTTTTCGGGGCTCAGGAACAGCAGAAAATCTTGCGTACCACGGCTGTCATTCCGTTGCGCTACCGGACGGTGGAGAATGTTCCCGAGCTTATACCCGAAGCCTTGAAGGCCGATATGCAAATCGGTGCTTTTGCCGAACAGAACAGCCTTATCGTTTCGGGCACCAGCCGGCAGATTGCCTCGCTCCGGCAGTTTGTCGGAGCGATTGACCGGACGGTGCCACTGATTACCATTGAAGTGCTGATTGTCGATTCGAAGAAAAGCAGCCTTCGGGAAGCAGGGATAACGGCCGGTTTGGGAGAAAAACCGGTAAAGACGGCCGGAAGGCTTAGTCCCGGGGTGGATTTTACTTTATCCGCGGCGTCGGTCAACCGGTTGATTCACAGTTTTAACGGTTTCGGCAGTGTGAATCTGGGAAAAGTGACGCCCAACTTTTATCTCACCTTGAAGGCATTGGAAGAGGCGGGGACATTGGAATTGCGCTCCACTCCCAAATTGTCTACCCTGAACGGTCATGAGGCGAGCTTAAAGAGCGGGGAAACCCGTTATTACAAAGAGGTGCAGAATAACATCATGGGCACGCAGAATCCCATTCAGTCCGAATCCTATACCTGGAAGAGTACGGAGGCCGATTTAAGCCTGAAAATCGTCCCTTATGTCAGCAGTGACGGAAAAATCACCCTGACGATCGAAATCGAACAGAGCGAATTTACCGCCCGTGAAGAGAAGGACGCCCCGCCGGGGACGGCTACCCGCAGTTTTAAATCCCGGATCCGGGTGGACAACGAGGATATGGTGCTGTTGGGCGGCATCGACCGCAATACCCGCGAGAAAGGTTCCAGCGGTTTGCCGCTGATTGCCCGGATTCCGGTGTTGAAATGGTTGTTCGGTGTATCCACAGACAATAAGGTGGATGAGAAGTTGAGCATATTTATCAAACCGACCGTGATATTCTGA
- a CDS encoding DUF4304 domain-containing protein produces the protein MMDNKKFKQLFNDVARLYDFEQAYGAWFLESPECIVVLELQKSYFGNYYELNIKSFVQGAFGNHYVKSKDLAKKYMGNCFGRQPSEYNDIFDLEEDMEDEYRKERLEYFFKNFLAPLLPKLLSLSDLSKLPEYGDIFIPSAVKNEILRLSKK, from the coding sequence ATGATGGATAATAAGAAATTTAAACAGTTATTTAATGATGTGGCTCGCCTTTATGATTTTGAACAGGCATACGGGGCCTGGTTCCTGGAGAGTCCGGAGTGTATCGTTGTTTTGGAGCTTCAGAAGTCCTATTTTGGAAATTATTATGAACTCAATATAAAGAGTTTTGTTCAGGGTGCTTTCGGTAATCATTATGTAAAAAGTAAGGATTTGGCCAAAAAGTATATGGGAAATTGTTTTGGACGGCAACCGTCCGAATACAATGATATTTTTGATCTTGAAGAAGATATGGAAGACGAGTATCGTAAAGAAAGATTGGAATATTTCTTTAAAAATTTCTTAGCTCCTTTACTTCCTAAATTGCTTTCGCTTTCGGATTTATCCAAATTGCCTGAATATGGAGATATATTTATACCTTCCGCTGTTAAGAATGAAATATTACGGTTGAGTAAGAAGTAA
- a CDS encoding AAA family ATPase, whose product MENKPFIFGVATSGDNFTDREKETERLLLNFRHGVNTVLISPRRWGKTSLVQKVCRLAQSDKLKVVYLDIFSCRSDKDFYDAFAAAVLKQTSSKLDEWLENAKLFLSRISPKISMGTDPITDFSISLEMNPKSNDVDEILQLPEKIAQKKGCNIVVCIDEFQQIAEFKDSKTFQKRLRTVWQLQKSVSYCLFGSKKHLMNELFEKKSLPFYKFGDAIYLPKIGTSDWVDYICGRFEATGKQISIELAEKICQIVDNHSSYVQQLAWLVWIHTDGVATEQDFEAAYQDIIDQNTPLFEKQTESLTTYQMNFLRAILDGVHNEFTTQEVLQKYKLGSSANVSIIKRALVKKELIEIEKRQVVIPDPVMKVWLKKELGV is encoded by the coding sequence ATGGAGAACAAGCCTTTTATATTCGGTGTTGCCACATCGGGCGATAATTTTACCGACCGGGAAAAAGAAACGGAGCGTCTGTTACTGAATTTTCGGCATGGTGTCAATACCGTACTGATTTCACCTCGTCGTTGGGGCAAGACTTCGTTGGTGCAGAAAGTGTGTCGTTTGGCGCAATCCGACAAGTTGAAAGTCGTATATCTCGATATTTTCTCGTGCCGCAGTGATAAGGATTTCTATGATGCATTTGCGGCTGCTGTACTCAAACAAACATCTTCCAAGTTGGATGAGTGGTTGGAAAATGCCAAGTTGTTCCTTTCTCGTATCAGTCCCAAAATCTCAATGGGCACAGATCCGATAACGGATTTCTCCATTTCACTTGAAATGAATCCCAAGAGCAATGATGTGGATGAGATCTTGCAACTTCCGGAAAAAATAGCACAGAAGAAAGGCTGTAATATTGTTGTGTGTATCGACGAGTTTCAGCAGATTGCCGAGTTCAAGGATTCCAAGACATTCCAAAAACGCTTGCGCACTGTGTGGCAACTGCAAAAATCGGTATCATATTGTCTGTTCGGCAGCAAAAAGCATTTGATGAATGAACTGTTCGAGAAAAAGAGCCTGCCGTTCTATAAATTCGGCGATGCCATTTATCTGCCTAAAATCGGGACTTCGGATTGGGTAGATTATATATGCGGTCGTTTTGAAGCTACAGGCAAGCAGATTTCAATAGAACTGGCCGAAAAAATATGCCAAATAGTAGATAACCACTCGTCTTACGTGCAACAGTTAGCGTGGTTGGTATGGATACACACGGACGGAGTTGCTACGGAGCAGGATTTCGAGGCGGCATATCAGGATATAATCGACCAGAATACCCCATTGTTCGAGAAGCAGACCGAAAGCCTTACTACTTATCAGATGAATTTCCTGCGAGCTATTTTAGATGGGGTTCACAATGAATTTACCACACAGGAGGTTTTACAAAAATACAAACTCGGCTCGTCTGCAAATGTAAGTATCATAAAGAGGGCGTTAGTTAAAAAGGAACTTATAGAGATAGAGAAACGACAAGTTGTCATTCCTGATCCGGTGATGAAAGTGTGGTTAAAAAAGGAATTGGGAGTGTAA
- a CDS encoding DUF6443 domain-containing protein has protein sequence MKSVFLFLCFVVLTLTSQGQNFPRLDLSDNGHVIELDGDEYYFLMRARVDRTFDAREAIFQINDWLEARSYMWLFAVDFEMKSSSDLEGFFVFEVQPNQGSDMRRCVFPSLLSNGYLEIHQYPPGIIPREYTLGGDCSCYYPGRIVKLTLNGSEEGVDYELLRGGIKVSTLSGTGGALTFRATNAGTYTVRAVRGEVSRSMNGSVKLNESPVFGGRLSLVNPNPVVIPPDGGHAEIPFSFTGSASEIIPLLQEVAVSCCSGESSYWNSSFLFACGQTGTNTGKFIVVAGPNLSDTDLESRFVLDTQATYGILELVQPNGGMLRVADVRGGGEIASGSTATVSLDAVQPLVSYSLYCNDSLVARHKGGTFTGLTSYGHYRIQAAYDGHEAWMNGSVGVWPAITRYTTGGGGVQTNSRPVEITLSGSEPGLTYRLLCGNTVVSTLSGTGSALRFSVSSPGVYRIEAGLQDYYVAMSGSAEVCLNTTVGYSPSHSYTVARTYLTASGDTWRESVRYSDGLGRPLQDVQVSGSPDGGSDLIQPYVYGRGGRVEKSFLPYAGLGNLGNFDAGFSAASNWSVYGASEQSYAFSVTEYDGSPSNRVTKQTGPGSAWHAAGKGVTTAYGYNGADEVRLYRVSSDGGLVRSGYYAAGRLEKTTVTDEDGLVTESFTDNGGKTVLTVSLNGTDRLETYSVYDALGRVRWVLPPEASHRLGAGTDTTVLNRYAYRYDYDPRGLLIEKRLPGVDPVYYVYDGKDRAVLSQDGNQRSGNRWSYTLYDSRNRATETGEVVLAGKTATQLRSEAGASLDYLPSGTRTALQYCLYDSYTASPTVTPHAFAATPAYASAYHPLVTGCLTATKTRILGSDTWQTTTLYYDDLGRVIQTVGDNRLGGLSRTDMQYDFTGNLTHQRESHGKTGGSADVLESVNTYDAQGRLLTQSVSLNGGTAATLTYNYDALGRLTGKRYGSTDESLTYNVRGWLTGKESTPFRMCLRYATPEGGSGARWNGSLSEWEWQHGTNAAMMYGLTYDGLNRFTGAVQKQKNGNTWSALSGDYVEKGLTYDRNGNLLTLQRTAGGSVVDNLAYTYTGNQLTGLSESVRTAPSNDIYAPGNAESGSYSYDANGNLQNDSRRALLFDYNFLNLVSEVRTGSTVTAAYTWLADGTKLGVCNGSGSDGFEYVGSLIYRKSGGSLQLSEALFGDGVIRLNDNGTQEVNYFLTDHLGSVRVIVDGAGTVKECNDYYPFGARHIRSDYAQSTNRWKYNGKELQTTGELGYLDYGARMYDTGLGRWFSADPEAENNLSRSPYHFSGNNPLLNVDPDGKDYWSTNDPALIGAFMNSLKYGFESHNFYGWHHATDADFTGDLTYNDITGKYYTSYGDVVNGEAVRIGLSFDARIIPRIETFGYEGGFAYAQPVQGFWGNLGYYTGISGRDKYFDGIATWEVNREGRITGLQPIAGVAPTPGLGKNAVFSFTKSSLKQGRQMHSLYKLGANGVKEYVLPSKRRIDFLDIENKIIYELKPFNPRSIKRGIKQLHDYKRELKLVPEFKEYTWTMILETY, from the coding sequence ATGAAATCCGTATTTTTATTTCTCTGTTTCGTGGTGCTTACCCTGACCTCGCAGGGGCAGAATTTTCCGCGCCTGGACCTTTCGGACAACGGTCATGTGATCGAGCTGGACGGTGATGAATACTATTTTTTAATGCGTGCCCGTGTGGACCGTACCTTCGATGCCAGGGAGGCAATATTTCAGATAAATGATTGGTTGGAAGCCCGTTCTTACATGTGGCTGTTTGCGGTTGATTTTGAGATGAAATCGTCTTCGGACCTGGAAGGATTTTTTGTTTTCGAGGTACAACCGAATCAGGGTAGTGACATGCGCCGTTGCGTTTTTCCTTCCTTGTTGAGCAACGGTTATTTGGAAATCCATCAATATCCGCCGGGCATTATTCCCCGGGAATACACCCTTGGCGGAGACTGTTCATGTTATTATCCCGGCCGTATCGTGAAACTGACTTTGAACGGTTCGGAAGAAGGGGTCGACTATGAACTGCTTCGTGGAGGTATAAAAGTGAGTACCCTATCCGGCACGGGAGGTGCGTTGACTTTTCGGGCAACGAATGCGGGTACTTACACGGTCCGTGCAGTCCGTGGGGAAGTATCCCGATCGATGAACGGGAGCGTTAAGCTCAACGAATCCCCGGTTTTCGGAGGCCGTCTTTCTCTTGTGAACCCTAATCCCGTTGTCATACCTCCGGATGGCGGGCATGCTGAAATACCTTTTTCTTTTACCGGTTCCGCGAGTGAGATAATTCCCCTGTTGCAGGAAGTTGCGGTTTCCTGTTGCAGTGGCGAGTCCAGCTATTGGAATTCTTCTTTTCTGTTTGCTTGCGGCCAGACCGGGACGAATACCGGGAAGTTTATAGTTGTAGCCGGGCCTAATCTGAGTGATACGGATTTGGAATCGCGTTTTGTTCTCGACACACAGGCCACTTACGGCATTCTGGAGTTGGTTCAGCCGAATGGAGGGATGCTGCGTGTCGCTGACGTTCGTGGCGGCGGCGAGATCGCATCCGGCAGCACGGCGACAGTCAGTCTGGATGCCGTACAGCCCTTGGTATCCTACAGTCTTTATTGCAACGACAGTTTGGTAGCCAGACATAAGGGCGGCACCTTTACCGGTCTGACGTCATACGGCCACTACCGTATACAGGCTGCGTACGACGGCCACGAGGCGTGGATGAACGGCAGCGTGGGTGTCTGGCCAGCGATTACGCGCTATACGACCGGCGGCGGTGGTGTTCAGACCAACAGCCGCCCTGTGGAAATCACGCTGAGCGGTTCGGAACCGGGGCTGACGTACCGTTTGTTGTGTGGCAACACGGTGGTGTCCACGCTTTCCGGAACGGGTTCGGCGCTTCGTTTCAGCGTATCATCGCCCGGCGTTTACCGGATAGAGGCGGGTTTGCAGGACTACTACGTCGCGATGAGCGGCAGTGCTGAAGTCTGCCTGAACACGACGGTCGGTTACAGTCCGTCGCACAGCTATACGGTCGCCCGCACCTACCTCACCGCAAGCGGTGACACGTGGCGCGAAAGCGTCCGTTACTCGGACGGCCTGGGGCGTCCCTTGCAGGACGTGCAGGTGAGCGGCAGCCCCGACGGCGGCAGCGACCTGATACAGCCGTACGTATACGGCCGGGGGGGCCGGGTGGAAAAATCCTTCCTTCCCTATGCGGGCTTGGGCAACCTGGGGAATTTCGACGCCGGCTTTTCCGCAGCGTCCAACTGGAGCGTCTACGGAGCGTCCGAACAATCGTATGCCTTCAGCGTGACGGAATACGACGGGAGCCCGTCGAACCGGGTGACGAAACAGACAGGCCCGGGCTCGGCCTGGCATGCTGCCGGCAAAGGAGTCACAACGGCCTACGGCTACAACGGCGCGGATGAAGTGCGTCTTTACCGGGTGTCGTCGGACGGCGGTCTGGTACGCAGCGGTTATTATGCGGCGGGCCGTTTGGAAAAGACCACGGTGACGGACGAAGACGGCCTGGTGACAGAAAGCTTTACGGACAACGGGGGGAAAACCGTCCTGACGGTAAGCCTGAACGGAACCGACCGTTTGGAAACCTACAGCGTATACGATGCCCTGGGCCGGGTGCGTTGGGTCCTGCCGCCCGAGGCGAGCCACCGTTTGGGAGCGGGAACGGACACCACCGTCCTGAACCGCTATGCCTACCGCTACGACTACGACCCCCGCGGCCTTCTGATCGAAAAACGGTTGCCGGGCGTGGATCCCGTATACTACGTCTACGACGGGAAAGACCGTGCGGTGCTTAGCCAGGACGGCAACCAGCGGAGCGGCAACCGCTGGAGCTACACCCTCTACGACAGCCGGAACCGTGCGACCGAAACCGGCGAGGTGGTACTTGCCGGAAAGACAGCCACCCAACTACGCAGCGAAGCCGGAGCCAGCCTGGATTACCTTCCTTCCGGCACACGTACGGCCTTGCAATATTGCCTTTACGACAGCTACACGGCCTCCCCGACGGTAACGCCGCATGCCTTTGCGGCGACCCCGGCCTACGCTTCGGCTTATCACCCTTTAGTAACCGGCTGTCTGACTGCAACGAAAACGCGAATCTTGGGCAGCGACACCTGGCAGACCACCACGCTGTACTATGACGATCTCGGACGTGTAATCCAGACGGTGGGCGACAACCGCTTGGGCGGCTTGAGCCGCACCGACATGCAGTACGACTTCACCGGCAACCTCACGCATCAGCGTGAAAGCCACGGCAAGACAGGCGGCAGCGCCGATGTGCTGGAGAGTGTGAACACCTACGATGCCCAGGGGCGTTTGCTGACGCAGAGCGTCAGTCTTAACGGAGGAACGGCAGCAACCCTGACCTACAACTACGACGCCTTAGGCCGCCTGACCGGCAAGCGTTACGGCAGTACAGACGAGAGCCTGACCTACAACGTGCGTGGTTGGCTGACAGGCAAAGAAAGCACCCCTTTCCGAATGTGTCTTCGTTACGCAACCCCTGAAGGCGGAAGCGGAGCCCGTTGGAACGGCAGCCTTAGCGAATGGGAATGGCAGCATGGGACGAACGCCGCCATGATGTATGGTTTAACGTATGACGGTCTGAACCGCTTCACGGGTGCCGTGCAAAAACAGAAAAACGGTAATACATGGTCTGCCCTGTCCGGCGATTACGTGGAGAAAGGCCTGACGTACGACCGTAACGGGAATCTGCTGACCTTACAGCGCACGGCCGGCGGTAGCGTGGTGGACAACCTGGCGTATACTTATACCGGCAACCAATTGACCGGCCTGTCGGAAAGTGTGCGTACCGCTCCTTCGAACGATATCTACGCCCCGGGAAACGCCGAATCCGGCAGTTACAGCTACGATGCGAACGGTAACCTTCAAAATGACAGTCGTCGTGCTTTGCTATTTGATTATAATTTTTTAAATTTGGTGAGTGAAGTCCGGACGGGGAGTACGGTGACAGCTGCTTATACGTGGCTTGCCGACGGTACGAAGTTAGGAGTATGTAACGGCAGCGGTTCGGACGGCTTCGAGTATGTGGGTTCTTTGATATACAGAAAAAGCGGCGGTAGCTTACAATTGAGCGAAGCGTTATTCGGCGATGGCGTTATCCGTTTGAACGACAACGGCACGCAGGAGGTGAATTATTTCCTGACTGACCATTTGGGTAGCGTACGGGTGATTGTGGACGGTGCGGGAACGGTAAAGGAGTGTAACGACTACTATCCTTTCGGGGCCCGTCATATACGGAGCGACTACGCGCAAAGCACGAACCGTTGGAAATACAACGGGAAGGAGTTGCAGACGACGGGGGAACTGGGCTATCTGGATTACGGCGCGCGGATGTACGATACGGGGTTGGGGCGTTGGTTCAGTGCAGACCCCGAAGCGGAAAATAATCTTTCCCGCAGTCCTTATCATTTCAGTGGGAACAATCCTTTACTGAATGTGGATCCGGACGGAAAGGATTACTGGAGTACAAATGATCCTGCATTGATCGGAGCGTTTATGAACTCCTTGAAATACGGTTTCGAGAGTCATAATTTTTATGGCTGGCATCATGCTACGGATGCAGATTTTACAGGAGATCTGACATATAATGACATCACTGGGAAATATTATACTTCTTATGGTGATGTTGTGAATGGTGAAGCAGTCCGGATCGGTTTATCGTTCGATGCGCGTATAATCCCTCGGATCGAGACTTTTGGTTATGAGGGTGGTTTTGCTTACGCTCAGCCTGTTCAGGGTTTTTGGGGAAATTTGGGCTATTATACCGGCATAAGTGGTCGTGATAAATATTTTGATGGTATTGCAACCTGGGAGGTAAACAGAGAGGGAAGGATTACCGGATTGCAACCGATTGCAGGAGTAGCTCCAACGCCGGGTTTAGGAAAAAATGCTGTTTTTTCATTTACAAAGTCTAGTTTGAAACAAGGCAGACAAATGCATAGCCTTTATAAACTGGGAGCAAATGGAGTTAAGGAATATGTTTTGCCAAGCAAAAGACGGATAGATTTTTTAGATATAGAAAATAAAATCATTTATGAACTGAAACCTTTTAATCCCCGTTCAATAAAACGTGGTATAAAGCAATTACATGATTATAAACGAGAACTAAAATTAGTGCCCGAATTTAAGGAGTATACATGGACGATGATTTTAGAAACTTATTGA
- a CDS encoding ATP-binding protein: protein MEKDAILFKRKMYDRLLKWKRERNGESAILIQGARRIGKSTVAEEFARNEYESYILIDFAIAPAEVQELFNDISDLNYIFLRLQLIYRVQLIERKSAIIFDEIQKAPLARQAIKHLVKDRRYDYIETGSLITVHKSSQDILLPSEETRIDMFPMDYEEFRWALGDTATIPLLRTAFEKRIPLGDAVHRRMMRDFRLYMLVGGMPKAVAEYIKTNNLGAVDLVKRDIVSLYEEDFWKLDDSGRATALYDAIPAQLSKNASRYQIASAIPGERAERVAGIVKMMNNFMSANVAYHSNDPNVGLALTMDNERFKIYASDTGMFVTLAFKDKDFTDNIIYEKLLNDKLSANLGYVYENVIAQMLRSAGKQLFYHTIPTPDGKKYYEIDFLIADEHKISPIEVKSSGYKSHTSMDVFCDKFSDRVQNKYVIYTKDLKREQGIDYIPVYMTMFL from the coding sequence ATGGAGAAAGATGCTATATTGTTCAAGCGTAAGATGTACGACCGATTGCTCAAATGGAAGAGGGAGCGGAACGGAGAATCCGCAATTCTCATACAAGGAGCAAGACGAATCGGAAAGTCCACAGTTGCAGAAGAGTTTGCCCGAAATGAGTATGAGTCCTACATTCTCATCGACTTCGCCATTGCACCGGCAGAAGTGCAGGAGCTTTTTAATGATATATCAGACTTGAACTATATTTTTCTTCGGCTGCAACTTATCTATCGGGTGCAGTTGATTGAGCGCAAGTCGGCAATCATATTCGATGAGATACAAAAGGCTCCTTTGGCTCGTCAGGCTATCAAACATTTGGTTAAAGACCGTCGATACGACTATATCGAGACCGGCTCTCTCATTACCGTCCACAAGAGCAGTCAGGATATCCTGCTGCCGAGCGAGGAGACACGGATCGATATGTTTCCTATGGACTATGAGGAATTTCGATGGGCGTTGGGCGATACCGCCACGATACCGTTGCTGCGCACGGCATTTGAAAAACGAATACCGTTAGGCGATGCCGTTCATCGGAGAATGATGCGCGATTTCCGCTTATATATGCTGGTTGGGGGTATGCCTAAAGCCGTAGCAGAATATATCAAGACGAATAATCTAGGAGCGGTAGATTTAGTAAAGCGGGATATTGTCTCGTTGTACGAAGAAGATTTTTGGAAGTTGGATGATTCGGGCAGAGCTACCGCATTGTACGATGCCATACCTGCGCAGTTGAGTAAGAATGCTTCGCGGTATCAAATAGCATCGGCTATACCCGGCGAAAGAGCAGAGCGGGTTGCAGGCATAGTCAAAATGATGAATAATTTCATGTCTGCCAATGTTGCATATCATTCCAATGACCCGAATGTTGGATTGGCTCTTACGATGGATAATGAACGCTTTAAGATATATGCGTCCGATACCGGAATGTTTGTAACACTGGCTTTCAAGGACAAGGACTTTACGGACAACATTATTTATGAAAAACTGCTGAACGACAAACTCAGCGCTAATTTAGGCTATGTCTATGAGAATGTTATAGCCCAGATGTTGAGGTCTGCCGGCAAGCAATTGTTTTATCATACGATACCGACCCCGGATGGAAAGAAATACTATGAAATAGATTTCTTGATAGCAGACGAACATAAAATATCGCCGATTGAAGTGAAGTCATCCGGTTATAAATCGCATACCTCGATGGATGTTTTCTGTGATAAGTTCTCCGATCGCGTGCAGAACAAGTATGTTATCTACACCAAAGACCTGAAACGGGAGCAAGGGATTGACTATATACCTGTGTATATGACAATGTTCTTGTGA
- a CDS encoding DUF4143 domain-containing protein: MNDVGMLSSQLYHYNIQPILNDIAGINLGSVYESAVAQELKAHYEKLFYYGNKQKGEVDFPSAIGRLRVAGLGALVNVSPISALDASGL; encoded by the coding sequence ATGAATGATGTAGGTATGCTGAGTTCCCAGTTGTATCATTACAATATCCAGCCAATACTGAACGACATTGCCGGTATTAACCTCGGCTCTGTTTATGAAAGTGCTGTTGCCCAGGAACTGAAAGCACATTACGAAAAATTGTTCTACTACGGCAATAAGCAGAAAGGAGAGGTTGACTTTCCCTCGGCAATCGGTCGTTTAAGAGTAGCCGGACTTGGTGCATTAGTCAATGTTTCTCCGATTTCGGCTCTTGATGCCTCCGGATTATAG